AAGCCGGACCAGGAAAAAATGGGTATCGCTCTGGGCAAGCTGGCTCAGGAAGACCCCTCTTTCCGTGTGAAGACCGACGAAGAGACCGGCCAGACCATCATCTCCGGTATGGGCGAGCTGCACCTGGACATCATCGTTGACCGCATGCGTCGTGAATTCAACGTTGAAGCCAACATCGGTAAGCCGCAGGTGGCCTATCGTGAAACTATCCGCAACACCTCTGAGATCGAAGGCAAGTTCGTTCGTCAGTCCGGTGGTCGCGGTCAGTACGGTCACGTATGGGTCAAGTTCGAGCCGGCGGAAGACGAGTCTGGTGAAGGCCTGGTCTTCGAAAACGCGATCGTGGGTGGTGTGGTTCCGAAGGAATACATCCCGGCGGTACAGAAAGGTATCGAGGAGCAGATGCAGAACGGTGTTCTGGCTGGCTACCCGCTGCTGGGCCTGAAGGCTACCCTGTACGACGGCTCCTTCCACGATGTGGACTCCAACGAAATGGCGTTCAAGATCGCAGGCTCCATGGCGACCAAGAAGCTGGCAGATGTTGGCGGTGCAGTACTGCTCGAGCCGATGATGAAAGTGGAAGTGGTTACCCCGGAAGAGAACATGGGTGACGTGGTTGGCGACCTGAACCGTCGTCGCGGTCTGATCCAGGGTATGGACGACAGTGCCTCCGGCAAGATCGTTAATGCTGAGGTGCCGCTGGCGGAAATGTTTGGTTACGCTACCGACCTGCGTTCTGCAACCCAGGGCCGTGCTACCTACACCATGGAATTCCTGAAGTACGCCGAAGCGCCGAAAAACGTCGCTGACGAAATTATCGCGAAAAACAAGGGTTAATTTCCTTATTTCTTTTAGCTAGAGGATATTGAAAATGGGAAAAGAAAAGTTTGAACGTTCCAAGCCCCACGTAAACGTGGGCACCATCGGTCACGTTGACCACGGTAAAACCACCCTGACCGCTGCGCTGACTCGCGTATGTTCTGAAGTATGGGGCGGCGCTGCCGTTGCCTTCGACGGCATCGACAACGCTCCGGAAGAGCGTGAGCGTGGTATCACCATCGCGACCTCTCACGTGGAATACGAGTCCCCGACCCGTCACTACGCACACGTAGACTGCCCGGGACACGCCGACTACGTGAAGAACATGATCACCGGTGCTGCTCAGATGGACGGCGCTATCCTGGTATGTGGCGCGACCGACGGTCCTATGCCGCAGACTCGCGAGCACATCCTGCTGTCTCGCCAGGTAGGTGTACCGTACATCGTGGTATTCCTGAACAAGGCTGACCTGCTGGCAGAAGACTGTGGCGGCGTAGGCTCTGAAGAATACACCGAGATGCTGGAACTGGTTGAAATGGAGCTGCGCGAGCTGCTCGACCAGTACGAGTTCCCGGGTGACGACACTCCGATTATCGCTGGTTCTGCCCTGATGGCCCTGAACGGCGAAGACGACAACGAGCTGGGCACCTCTGCGGTTAAGAAGCTGGTAGAGACCCTGGACGAGTACATCCCGGAGCCGGAGCGTGCAATCGATCAGCCGTTCCTGATGCCGATCGAAGACGTATTCTCCATCTCTGGTCGCGGTACCGTAGTAACCGGCCGTGTAGAGCGTGGCATCATCAATACTGGCGACGAAATCGAAATCGTTGGTATCAAAGAGACCACCAAGACCACCTGTACCGGTGTTGAAATGTTCCGCAAGCTGCTGGACGAAGGCCGTGCTGGTGAGAACATCGGTGCGCTGCTGCGTGGCACCAAGCGTGACGAAGTTGAGCGTGGTCAGGTTCTGGCGAAGCCGGGCTCCATCACCCCGCACACCAAGTTCGAAGGTGAGGTGTACATCCTGTCCAAGGACGAAGGTGGTCGTCACACCCCGTTCTTCAAAGGCTACCGTCCGCAGTTCTACTTCCGTACTACCGACGTAACCGGTGCGGTTGAGCTGCCAGAAGGTACTGAAATGGTAATGCCGGGCGATAACATTCAGATGTCTGTGACTCTGATCTGCCCGATCGCCATGGAAGAAGGCCTGCGCTTCGCGATCCGTGAAGGTGGCCGTACCGTTGGTGCTGGCGTTGTAGCCAAGATCATCGAGTAATCGCTGGTCTTGTCGGTTCGGGCCCTCGGCCCGACCTGGCACCCAAAAAGCCGCAGCAGTCACTGTTG
The nucleotide sequence above comes from Microbulbifer salipaludis. Encoded proteins:
- the tuf gene encoding elongation factor Tu — encoded protein: MGKEKFERSKPHVNVGTIGHVDHGKTTLTAALTRVCSEVWGGAAVAFDGIDNAPEERERGITIATSHVEYESPTRHYAHVDCPGHADYVKNMITGAAQMDGAILVCGATDGPMPQTREHILLSRQVGVPYIVVFLNKADLLAEDCGGVGSEEYTEMLELVEMELRELLDQYEFPGDDTPIIAGSALMALNGEDDNELGTSAVKKLVETLDEYIPEPERAIDQPFLMPIEDVFSISGRGTVVTGRVERGIINTGDEIEIVGIKETTKTTCTGVEMFRKLLDEGRAGENIGALLRGTKRDEVERGQVLAKPGSITPHTKFEGEVYILSKDEGGRHTPFFKGYRPQFYFRTTDVTGAVELPEGTEMVMPGDNIQMSVTLICPIAMEEGLRFAIREGGRTVGAGVVAKIIE